A genomic stretch from Chitinophaga lutea includes:
- a CDS encoding TlpA disulfide reductase family protein — translation MRQLLFLIIALAGNFNTRAQDGYVLQGQADTALNGQYIHLYGIDWSDLNPKIADSVQITNGRFQFKGKLNTPGLLISLYLKGNRFAFTQLYIQNNKMTVQLKGTHWYKRENSLLSNAPYNDDWRSLKTAREKADYNLGFLRHQMDSIQRARPDTTLADMAERGKVLERQVVLVEKQWVREHPASYISLITLAYSLFRKLEIDELRGLYGGLPTALQRSVEGVALKERIAHRAAIQVGNMAPEFAVKDTSGNIFRLSDARGKYVLLDFWASWCGPCLEQVPVLKKFHELNKDRNLKIIGISLDTDSSRWLAAIRQHDLNWLHVSDLQGWKSATGKLYNVQAIPQNILIDPQGKIAAIDIDLSKYSL, via the coding sequence ATGCGGCAACTTCTTTTTCTTATCATCGCCCTGGCAGGCAATTTCAATACCCGGGCACAGGATGGTTATGTGCTTCAGGGGCAGGCAGACACTGCTTTAAATGGCCAGTACATTCATCTTTATGGCATCGACTGGTCTGATCTGAATCCCAAAATCGCGGATTCCGTTCAGATTACGAATGGCAGGTTTCAGTTTAAGGGCAAACTGAATACGCCCGGCCTGCTGATTTCGCTTTATCTGAAGGGGAATCGTTTTGCGTTCACGCAGCTCTATATACAGAACAACAAAATGACGGTACAACTGAAAGGGACCCACTGGTACAAACGCGAGAATTCGCTGCTGTCGAATGCCCCGTACAACGACGATTGGCGTAGCCTGAAGACGGCAAGGGAAAAGGCCGATTACAACCTGGGCTTCCTGCGTCATCAAATGGACAGTATCCAAAGAGCGCGGCCGGACACCACCCTGGCCGACATGGCGGAACGAGGCAAGGTGCTGGAGCGGCAGGTGGTGCTGGTAGAGAAACAGTGGGTCCGGGAGCATCCCGCCTCCTATATCTCCCTGATCACCCTGGCCTATTCCCTTTTCCGCAAGCTGGAGATCGACGAACTCAGGGGCCTTTACGGCGGACTGCCGACAGCGCTGCAACGTTCTGTGGAAGGTGTTGCGCTGAAAGAAAGGATAGCGCATCGCGCGGCTATACAGGTGGGTAACATGGCGCCCGAATTTGCCGTCAAAGATACATCGGGCAATATTTTCCGCCTGAGCGATGCCAGGGGGAAATACGTGCTGCTGGATTTCTGGGCCTCCTGGTGCGGGCCCTGCCTGGAGCAGGTACCCGTTCTGAAGAAGTTCCACGAATTGAATAAAGACAGGAACCTGAAGATCATCGGCATTTCACTGGATACCGACAGTTCCCGCTGGCTGGCCGCCATCCGGCAGCATGACCTTAACTGGCTGCATGTGTCGGACCTGCAAGGCTGGAAGAGCGCAACCGGAAAATTATACAATGTCCAGGCCATTCCGCAGAACATACTGATCGACCCCCAGGGGAAAATCGCGGCTATCGACATAGACCTGTCAAAATATTCCCTGTGA
- a CDS encoding DUF6892 domain-containing protein, translating to MQIQLLGNTLLINGEAMQFPLHIEKLQHLLGNARHNEKKHNHIYTWDDLGILAYSKNGQAVEALTLDIKPGNYDFSPASPFNAQLLIEQTQYKDYYQQHIREAKKISKYDEGGTLIVHDFEVWFDIEGGDLTQVNISHYTPPPPKDTEKYRHRKVEGETIEFADFNFKLAVIQHLMYDKKLLQPAFDLYDFVNNHAEREIDIEDEGYEFIPEVTAWFEDLEIDKKYADEITEIVQEGGDEIYGQVLRFWDGEDSTFNITDFDDTRHFKNLRKMTLFHSENLPEIKAMLAKKGIDVDDI from the coding sequence ATGCAAATACAACTCCTCGGGAATACCCTGCTCATCAACGGAGAGGCCATGCAGTTCCCCCTGCACATCGAAAAACTGCAACACCTGCTGGGCAACGCCCGGCACAACGAAAAGAAACATAATCACATCTACACCTGGGATGATCTCGGCATCCTCGCCTATTCCAAAAACGGGCAGGCGGTGGAAGCGCTCACGCTGGATATTAAGCCGGGAAACTATGATTTTTCCCCCGCGTCTCCCTTCAACGCCCAGCTCCTGATAGAACAAACACAGTACAAAGATTATTACCAGCAGCACATCCGGGAAGCGAAGAAAATTTCAAAGTACGACGAAGGCGGTACGCTGATCGTACATGACTTTGAGGTCTGGTTCGATATCGAAGGCGGCGACCTTACGCAGGTCAATATCAGCCATTACACCCCGCCGCCGCCCAAAGACACTGAAAAATACAGGCACCGGAAAGTCGAGGGTGAAACAATCGAATTCGCCGACTTCAACTTCAAGCTGGCCGTTATCCAGCACCTGATGTACGACAAGAAACTGTTGCAACCCGCTTTCGATCTCTACGACTTTGTCAACAACCACGCGGAAAGGGAAATCGATATCGAAGATGAAGGGTATGAATTCATCCCCGAAGTAACGGCCTGGTTCGAAGACCTGGAGATCGATAAAAAGTACGCGGACGAAATCACGGAAATCGTGCAGGAAGGGGGCGATGAGATTTACGGGCAGGTGCTGCGGTTCTGGGACGGGGAAGACAGTACTTTCAACATTACCGACTTCGACGATACCCGGCATTTTAAGAACCTCAGAAAGATGACGCTTTTTCACTCGGAAAACCTGCCGGAAATCAAAGCCATGCTGGCGAAGAAGGGCATCGACGTGGATGATATCTAG
- a CDS encoding Ig-like domain-containing protein encodes MATSISNNITHGASGTLGDVVFRRMHGKIVLCKRPRPSSKPPSNEQLALRGRFRMAQQYAGRAIKTPSLRAVYASKAKKTGRTVYHLALQDASVAPAIFRLITGPRIRIYARDNFRVQAVSIVIVTASGSIWEEGAAVQQANRFEWTYTLKKLPQADCTLHIVATDLPGNTTGRELIIPAAAFINETRHFG; translated from the coding sequence ATGGCAACCTCCATCAGCAACAACATCACACACGGCGCCAGCGGTACGCTGGGCGACGTGGTATTCCGCCGCATGCACGGCAAGATAGTGCTCTGCAAACGACCCCGGCCCAGCTCAAAACCGCCCAGCAACGAACAGCTGGCGCTGCGCGGGCGTTTCCGCATGGCGCAGCAATATGCAGGCAGGGCCATCAAAACGCCATCCCTGCGGGCCGTTTACGCGTCCAAAGCCAAAAAAACGGGACGGACGGTCTATCACCTCGCCCTCCAGGACGCCAGCGTGGCGCCTGCCATCTTCCGGCTCATTACCGGTCCCCGCATCCGCATATACGCCCGCGACAACTTCCGCGTGCAGGCGGTCAGCATCGTGATCGTTACGGCATCCGGGAGCATCTGGGAAGAGGGAGCGGCAGTACAACAGGCAAACAGGTTTGAATGGACCTATACGCTGAAAAAACTTCCGCAGGCGGATTGCACCCTGCACATCGTGGCCACCGATCTTCCGGGGAATACCACCGGCAGGGAACTCATCATTCCAGCGGCGGCTTTCATCAACGAAACGAGGCATTTCGGATAA
- a CDS encoding LytR/AlgR family response regulator transcription factor has product MIRCLLVDDEPWALDLMVSYVSKLPNLQLVAACDKPLEALRLATPEKTDVIFLDIQMPELDGLQFMQAINNKCKVVITSAYTEYAIHGFEHNVTDYLLKPISFERFCKAVQKVTEQLTPGPSAPAAPHIFIKTDQKLVKVRFDEILFLEGARDYVLIHTTHDKIITLDSLRNLEEALPGNLFARAHKSYIVAVDKIDAIERNRIVIGEHYLPIGESHKAGFLARLNRGRNG; this is encoded by the coding sequence ATGATCAGATGCCTGCTCGTAGATGATGAGCCCTGGGCTTTGGACCTGATGGTCAGCTATGTATCGAAACTGCCGAACCTTCAGCTGGTGGCGGCTTGCGATAAGCCGCTGGAAGCGCTGCGCCTCGCTACTCCCGAAAAAACGGATGTCATTTTCCTCGACATCCAGATGCCCGAACTGGACGGATTGCAGTTCATGCAGGCGATCAACAACAAATGCAAGGTGGTGATCACTTCCGCCTATACCGAATACGCCATCCATGGTTTTGAACATAACGTAACCGACTACCTCCTCAAACCCATCTCGTTCGAACGTTTCTGCAAAGCCGTGCAAAAGGTAACGGAGCAACTTACGCCTGGCCCGTCCGCTCCCGCTGCTCCGCACATTTTTATCAAAACAGACCAGAAGCTGGTGAAAGTCCGGTTCGATGAGATCCTGTTTCTCGAAGGCGCGCGGGATTACGTGCTCATCCACACTACCCATGATAAAATCATTACGCTCGACAGCCTGCGGAACCTCGAAGAGGCCCTGCCCGGCAATCTGTTTGCACGGGCGCACAAATCCTACATCGTTGCGGTGGATAAGATCGACGCCATCGAACGCAACCGGATCGTGATCGGTGAGCATTACCTGCCCATCGGCGAGAGCCACAAGGCCGGTTTCCTGGCGAGACTGAACAGGGGCAGGAACGGGTAA
- a CDS encoding sensor histidine kinase, with translation MKKRMLIWVHVLFWLYIFVFVEFVNVLARKNRVLDPGIFLQPVFLSNLVLFTGFFYLNYCLLLPVFFKRRKFLLLVCSWFALSLVFVGLRFWVQEDLFVRYLDICNYCYDDYSILWGTYTVNNFFQCISYLILPGTIIWFVDSWLRSENQRLQLQEEKVAAERVLLQSQVSPHFLFNSLNNIYSMVFHHSENSLPAIQKLSNIMRYMTADSGAEDIPLAREINYVKDYIELQQYRSRSMAIDFRQEGEPEGKLIAPLILISFVENAFKHGVTTDPANPVQIGLTVEGNRMTFTVRNKINHHTKDPVSGIGLKNIRSRLALQYGGRHKLEIRPEENAFTIHLEILLKTV, from the coding sequence ATGAAAAAAAGAATGCTCATTTGGGTGCATGTGCTGTTCTGGCTCTACATTTTCGTTTTTGTAGAGTTCGTGAACGTGCTCGCCCGCAAAAACAGGGTGCTGGATCCCGGTATTTTCCTTCAGCCCGTTTTTCTCAGCAACCTGGTGCTTTTTACCGGGTTTTTCTACCTGAACTATTGTTTGCTGCTGCCGGTATTTTTTAAACGGCGGAAATTCCTCCTGCTGGTATGCAGCTGGTTTGCACTTTCGCTTGTATTTGTAGGCCTTCGGTTCTGGGTGCAGGAAGATCTTTTTGTGCGCTACCTGGATATCTGCAATTATTGTTACGACGACTACAGCATACTGTGGGGCACTTATACCGTCAATAATTTTTTCCAGTGTATCAGTTACCTGATCCTGCCCGGCACCATTATCTGGTTCGTGGATAGCTGGCTCCGGTCCGAAAACCAGCGGTTGCAGCTCCAGGAAGAAAAAGTAGCGGCGGAAAGGGTGCTGCTGCAATCGCAGGTGAGCCCGCATTTCCTGTTCAACAGCCTGAACAATATCTATTCGATGGTGTTCCATCATTCCGAAAATTCCCTGCCGGCCATCCAGAAACTGTCCAATATCATGCGGTACATGACGGCAGACAGTGGTGCGGAAGATATTCCCCTTGCGCGGGAAATCAATTACGTCAAAGACTACATCGAGCTGCAGCAATACCGTAGCCGCAGCATGGCCATCGACTTTCGGCAGGAAGGCGAGCCGGAAGGAAAACTCATCGCCCCGCTCATCCTGATCTCCTTCGTGGAAAATGCCTTCAAGCACGGCGTCACCACCGACCCCGCCAACCCGGTACAGATCGGGCTGACAGTGGAAGGCAACCGGATGACGTTTACGGTGCGGAACAAAATCAACCACCATACCAAAGACCCCGTTTCCGGCATCGGCCTGAAAAACATCAGGAGCCGCCTGGCGCTGCAGTATGGCGGGCGGCACAAACTGGAGATCAGGCCCGAAGAAAATGCCTTTACCATTCACCTTGAAATATTGCTCAAAACTGTATAG
- a CDS encoding outer membrane beta-barrel family protein has product MFRSVILICTLAMSARAADIKVNVTDSTGTAIPNASLSLHSPNAVLKHAVTDSSGNAIFREPGTGRYFIGAAAAGFRSARTASFSWPQNDTLITLVLQSSITQLAGVTVAAAKPLLEAVDDRVIFNVDRDPSLAGLSASDAFAKVPFVSVDGEGRVQLKGQSSFQILVNGKQTAMFAHNPGDVLKSFPASLISRIEVITQPSSKYEGEGITGLINIITKRKVAGYNSSTALNYNTLGQINPNTSFNLKYGKIGITSFLYYAKNLAWDTHGFQHYTALTRPAAFAFRESADTTRATRYMGGGNLEIAYEPDSMRTLSLYGRLQTSGRNTRQRSRLTTYDDHLRPLQQSLLETGEETGAPGGEVGLDYQQQFKNPQKSLSFGMNLQANRQLNNLQSAQYNTSSESRFLRNTSEGRNFQTSYQADYAVPLSPSFALETGARGILRRVRSDYRSLVKDGQTGEYTPDPDNNDRLKYSQDVWGAYATGVYKTGKNGFTIKGGGRLEKTSVRGHFIHQQTTVRQDYYSFLPGLAVHKTLKNGKRLSLAYSRRLARPGLTFLNPYTDNRDPLFISYGNERLQPEFANNAEITLASFSSRFSYSLALSGSFNNSGIQRYLVFDESTGISTQTYDNIGRSRIWGINGYVSFNPAKQFSATLNFNGYYASLRNTKQPAENRRGAYGSFSSAIMYKPAERLMFFSNLTYTAQPLQLQGRNGDYLFYNIGGGYWLLKKKLMLSLAALNFMDKYWQSADNFSTAVFRQRSGSYRPARCLSIGLRYNFGKLTENTSRKKGVNIDDAKQDVNNR; this is encoded by the coding sequence ATGTTCAGATCCGTTATTTTAATTTGTACGCTGGCGATGAGCGCCCGCGCGGCCGACATCAAAGTAAACGTTACCGACAGTACAGGTACGGCCATCCCGAATGCCTCCCTTTCTCTCCACTCCCCCAACGCCGTGCTGAAACACGCCGTTACCGATTCCTCCGGTAATGCCATATTCCGGGAGCCGGGTACCGGCCGGTATTTCATCGGTGCGGCGGCCGCCGGGTTCCGCAGCGCCCGTACCGCCTCGTTCTCCTGGCCGCAAAACGACACGCTCATCACCCTGGTGCTGCAAAGCAGCATCACCCAACTGGCCGGCGTCACCGTTGCGGCAGCGAAACCATTGCTGGAGGCGGTAGACGACCGGGTGATCTTCAACGTGGACCGGGATCCTTCCCTGGCCGGATTGTCCGCCTCGGATGCATTCGCGAAAGTACCGTTTGTCAGCGTCGACGGGGAAGGGCGGGTACAGCTGAAAGGCCAGTCGTCTTTCCAGATACTCGTCAACGGCAAACAAACGGCGATGTTCGCACACAACCCTGGCGATGTCCTGAAATCCTTTCCCGCCAGCCTCATCAGCAGGATAGAGGTGATCACCCAGCCTTCGTCGAAGTACGAGGGCGAAGGCATCACCGGGCTCATCAATATCATCACCAAAAGGAAAGTGGCCGGCTATAACAGTTCCACCGCGCTGAACTATAATACCCTCGGCCAGATCAATCCCAACACTTCGTTCAACCTTAAATACGGTAAAATCGGGATTACTTCTTTTTTGTATTACGCCAAAAACCTCGCCTGGGATACCCACGGGTTTCAGCACTACACCGCACTCACCCGTCCCGCCGCATTTGCGTTCCGCGAGTCGGCCGATACTACCCGCGCTACCCGGTACATGGGCGGCGGCAACCTCGAAATAGCCTATGAACCGGACAGCATGCGCACGCTCAGCCTGTACGGCCGCCTGCAGACATCGGGCAGGAATACCCGGCAGCGCAGCCGCCTCACGACGTACGACGATCATCTGCGCCCGCTGCAGCAGAGCCTGCTGGAAACCGGCGAGGAAACCGGTGCGCCCGGCGGTGAAGTGGGGCTCGATTACCAGCAGCAGTTCAAAAACCCGCAGAAATCCCTGTCGTTCGGCATGAACCTGCAGGCCAACCGCCAGCTAAACAACCTGCAAAGCGCACAATACAACACATCCTCCGAAAGCCGGTTCCTCCGTAACACCTCCGAAGGCAGGAACTTCCAGACCAGCTACCAGGCCGATTATGCAGTGCCCTTATCCCCCTCCTTCGCCCTCGAAACGGGCGCCCGCGGCATTCTCCGCCGCGTCCGGTCGGATTACAGGAGCCTGGTCAAAGACGGGCAGACCGGCGAATACACACCCGACCCGGACAACAACGACCGGCTGAAATACAGCCAGGACGTATGGGGCGCCTATGCTACCGGGGTTTATAAAACAGGGAAAAACGGTTTCACCATCAAAGGCGGCGGGCGGCTGGAGAAAACGTCGGTAAGGGGACACTTCATCCACCAGCAAACTACAGTGCGGCAGGACTATTATTCTTTCCTGCCCGGCCTGGCCGTGCATAAAACGCTGAAAAACGGCAAACGCCTGTCGCTAGCCTACTCCCGGCGGCTGGCCAGGCCCGGGTTGACATTTCTCAACCCTTATACAGACAACCGCGACCCGTTGTTTATCTCTTATGGCAACGAGCGCCTGCAACCCGAATTCGCCAACAATGCGGAGATCACGCTCGCTTCCTTCAGCAGCAGATTCTCTTACAGCCTTGCGCTCAGCGGCTCATTCAACAACAGCGGCATTCAGCGTTACCTCGTGTTTGACGAATCTACCGGCATCAGTACGCAGACGTACGACAACATCGGCCGGAGCCGGATTTGGGGCATCAACGGATATGTATCTTTCAACCCGGCCAAACAGTTTTCCGCCACGCTCAACTTCAACGGTTATTATGCTTCGCTGCGAAACACGAAACAACCCGCCGAAAACAGGCGCGGGGCTTACGGTTCATTCAGCAGCGCCATCATGTACAAACCGGCCGAAAGGCTCATGTTCTTCAGCAACCTGACCTACACTGCGCAACCTTTGCAGTTGCAGGGACGGAACGGAGATTATCTTTTCTATAACATCGGCGGCGGCTACTGGCTGCTTAAAAAGAAACTGATGCTGTCGCTGGCGGCGCTCAACTTCATGGATAAGTACTGGCAGTCGGCCGACAATTTTTCCACCGCCGTATTCCGCCAGCGCTCGGGCTCATACAGGCCCGCACGGTGTTTGTCCATCGGTTTGCGGTACAACTTCGGCAAACTGACCGAAAATACCTCCCGCAAAAAAGGCGTGAACATCGACGATGCCAAGCAGGATGTGAACAACCGTTAG
- a CDS encoding VOC family protein: protein MEKRLTQQRISSNLWFNKNAEEAVDFYLGIFKNSQKGRIARYGKEGFEFHGMPEGSVMTIEFALDGQEFIALNGGPHFQFNEAISFVVNCKTQEEVDYYWEKLTEGGDVKAQMCGWLKDKFGVSWQVVPEELTDMLQDPDAAKVAKVSNAVFQMKKLDLPKLREAYGK, encoded by the coding sequence ATGGAAAAGAGACTCACCCAACAGAGAATTTCATCGAACCTCTGGTTCAACAAAAATGCGGAGGAAGCAGTAGACTTTTATCTCGGCATCTTCAAAAATTCCCAAAAAGGCCGGATTGCCCGCTACGGCAAAGAAGGTTTCGAATTTCATGGTATGCCCGAAGGGTCGGTGATGACCATAGAATTTGCGCTCGACGGCCAGGAGTTCATCGCACTCAACGGCGGGCCGCACTTCCAGTTCAACGAAGCCATTTCTTTCGTGGTGAATTGTAAAACACAGGAAGAGGTGGACTACTACTGGGAAAAACTCACCGAAGGCGGCGATGTGAAAGCGCAGATGTGCGGCTGGCTGAAAGACAAGTTCGGCGTTAGCTGGCAGGTAGTGCCGGAAGAACTGACGGACATGCTGCAGGACCCCGATGCCGCTAAAGTCGCCAAAGTGAGCAATGCGGTTTTCCAGATGAAAAAACTGGACCTCCCGAAACTGCGCGAAGCGTATGGCAAATAA
- a CDS encoding heparinase II/III domain-containing protein — translation MNRKECFSTLLVLLFCLFASAQHDSVSASTQFPAHPRILWLKGEEKNILQTVRTDATWRKIHESIMAECDALTGAPELKRELEGRRLLGVSREGLRRIFFLSYAWRMTGDKKYLQRGEKEMLAICGFSDWNPSHFLDVAEMTMGVAIGYDWLFDGLPEASRTTIREAILQKGLQPSLLGRNNGWLRASHNWNQVCNAGMLYGSLAIYENEPALSREIINRGLRSIVLPMEDYRPDGAYPEGYGYWGYGTSFNVLFISAVEKAFGTDFGLTGLPGFLKTADYLEHVTGTTGNAFNYSDAGNGGGLQPAMFWFAAKRKEPSLLWVERGRLEREAPGRHIRNRLLPAIMLWGNGVRMKDISAPQQLFWTGNGKSPVALMRTSWTDDKGIYLGLKAGSASVNHAHMDAGSFILEADGVRWGIDLGMQDYNSLESKGVRIWDKGQYAQRWEVYRYNNYAHSTLTINDSLQRVTGNAPITKHSASPALMHAVCDLSEVYKGELLKAGRGVAIVDQSYVVVRDEVEAPQKATTLRWTLVTPADVNITGDNTAELSKNGRKLGLRVETPLKVQMKSSPAVSKNAYDAANPGVTLTGFEVTLPPGYRGSITVLLVPGGLQHKTYRLPGALAEWP, via the coding sequence ATGAACCGGAAAGAATGCTTCAGCACGCTGCTCGTCCTGCTGTTTTGCCTTTTTGCATCCGCGCAGCACGATTCCGTGAGCGCCTCCACGCAGTTCCCTGCCCATCCCCGAATTTTATGGCTGAAAGGCGAAGAAAAAAACATCCTTCAAACCGTCAGGACAGACGCCACCTGGCGGAAAATACACGAATCGATCATGGCGGAGTGCGATGCGTTGACAGGCGCGCCTGAACTGAAAAGAGAACTGGAAGGCCGGCGTTTGCTGGGCGTATCGCGCGAAGGGCTGCGGCGGATCTTCTTTTTATCCTACGCCTGGCGGATGACGGGCGATAAAAAATACCTGCAACGTGGAGAGAAAGAAATGCTGGCGATCTGCGGCTTCAGCGACTGGAACCCCTCCCATTTCCTCGATGTGGCGGAAATGACGATGGGCGTCGCGATCGGCTACGACTGGCTGTTTGACGGCCTGCCGGAGGCGTCTAGAACGACCATCCGCGAAGCCATCCTGCAGAAAGGCCTCCAGCCTTCGCTGCTGGGCCGCAACAACGGCTGGCTCCGCGCTTCCCATAACTGGAACCAGGTCTGCAACGCCGGTATGCTCTACGGTTCGCTGGCGATCTATGAAAATGAACCTGCGCTTTCCCGCGAAATCATCAACCGGGGTCTCCGCAGCATCGTGCTGCCCATGGAAGATTACCGGCCGGATGGCGCTTATCCAGAAGGATATGGTTACTGGGGTTACGGCACCAGCTTCAACGTGCTTTTTATCAGCGCCGTGGAAAAAGCATTCGGCACCGATTTCGGCCTCACCGGTCTGCCGGGTTTCCTGAAAACGGCAGACTACCTCGAGCATGTAACAGGTACTACGGGCAACGCCTTCAACTACTCCGACGCGGGCAACGGGGGCGGCCTGCAGCCCGCGATGTTCTGGTTTGCGGCGAAGCGGAAAGAACCGTCGCTGCTCTGGGTGGAACGCGGCCGACTCGAGCGCGAAGCGCCGGGCAGACATATCAGGAACCGCCTGCTACCGGCGATAATGCTATGGGGAAACGGCGTGCGGATGAAAGATATCAGCGCACCGCAACAGCTGTTCTGGACGGGCAACGGCAAATCGCCGGTTGCGTTGATGCGCACGTCGTGGACAGACGACAAGGGCATTTACCTCGGCCTCAAAGCCGGTTCGGCCTCCGTCAATCATGCCCATATGGATGCGGGCTCTTTTATCCTCGAGGCGGACGGCGTGCGCTGGGGCATCGACCTGGGCATGCAGGACTATAACTCCCTCGAATCGAAAGGCGTCAGAATATGGGACAAAGGCCAGTACGCCCAGCGCTGGGAAGTGTACCGGTACAACAACTACGCGCACAGTACACTCACGATCAACGATTCCCTGCAAAGGGTAACCGGTAATGCGCCCATCACAAAACACAGCGCATCACCCGCGTTGATGCACGCGGTCTGCGACCTGTCTGAAGTTTATAAGGGTGAACTGCTGAAAGCCGGCAGGGGTGTTGCCATTGTCGATCAGTCGTACGTAGTGGTGCGCGACGAAGTGGAAGCGCCCCAAAAAGCCACCACCCTGCGCTGGACGCTGGTAACGCCCGCTGACGTAAACATCACGGGCGACAACACAGCGGAGTTATCCAAGAACGGCCGCAAGCTGGGACTCAGGGTTGAAACACCATTGAAGGTGCAGATGAAATCCTCACCGGCCGTTTCTAAAAATGCCTATGACGCCGCCAACCCAGGTGTTACATTAACAGGCTTCGAGGTAACGCTGCCGCCGGGTTACAGGGGCAGCATCACCGTACTGCTGGTGCCGGGGGGATTGCAACACAAAACATACCGGTTGCCGGGCGCGCTGGCGGAGTGGCCGTAA
- a CDS encoding VOC family protein, with the protein MSKIVAYLTFNGKCQEAMTYYQDVLGGELTLQSVQGFPVEARCPTGEEHQIMHSSLIKGDMVLMASDMVGPSGFRPGNTIALALQCDTADEINTYFTKLAEGGQVLHPLAKQPWGALFGVLADKYGVAWMLNHELKAVS; encoded by the coding sequence ATGTCAAAAATTGTTGCATACCTCACTTTTAACGGCAAATGCCAGGAAGCGATGACGTATTACCAGGATGTACTGGGCGGGGAACTGACGTTGCAATCGGTGCAGGGATTTCCCGTGGAAGCGCGCTGCCCCACCGGCGAAGAACACCAGATCATGCACTCCTCCCTGATCAAAGGCGATATGGTGCTGATGGCCTCCGACATGGTAGGCCCGTCGGGATTCCGGCCGGGCAACACCATTGCGCTCGCCCTGCAATGCGACACCGCCGACGAAATCAATACTTACTTCACCAAACTTGCGGAAGGCGGCCAGGTATTGCATCCGTTGGCCAAACAGCCGTGGGGCGCGCTGTTTGGCGTACTCGCCGACAAATACGGCGTGGCCTGGATGTTGAACCACGAACTGAAAGCAGTATCATAA
- a CDS encoding 2'-5' RNA ligase family protein — protein MQPDLFGNEDNRVEYFFVISPPPAVVNAVRRFKARLHERIGLDAINMRSMAHISLFKFLKNDNDSLIISKAAAALKHKTIFDIRLRGADSFLHKDRAGTLYIKIAQPDPVNIVTRLLCTAFSLAYRPSIPHLTIARNVPLPSFVKIDPADFDYHYDFICRHITLLKWNGEKYDVIHEAPLNDTAPA, from the coding sequence ATGCAACCAGATTTGTTCGGGAATGAAGATAACCGGGTGGAATACTTTTTTGTTATTTCACCTCCTCCCGCTGTTGTGAATGCAGTAAGGAGGTTCAAGGCACGCCTGCATGAGCGCATCGGGCTTGATGCCATCAATATGCGGTCGATGGCCCATATTTCGCTGTTCAAATTCCTGAAAAATGACAACGACAGCCTCATCATTTCGAAGGCTGCCGCAGCATTAAAGCATAAGACCATTTTTGATATCCGGCTGAGAGGAGCGGATAGTTTCCTGCACAAAGACCGTGCAGGAACATTGTATATAAAAATAGCACAGCCCGATCCGGTGAACATCGTCACCAGATTACTCTGCACGGCATTTTCGCTCGCTTACCGCCCTTCCATTCCGCACCTGACCATCGCGCGCAACGTTCCGCTGCCGTCCTTCGTGAAAATCGACCCTGCGGATTTTGACTATCACTACGACTTCATCTGCCGGCATATCACCCTCCTGAAATGGAACGGGGAAAAATACGACGTTATCCATGAAGCGCCCTTAAATGATACGGCGCCTGCATAA